The window TGATTTGTATGTCattgtgaaagcactttgtgaagctacttctgaaaggtgctatataaataaaatcattattattattattattattattattattattaataataataaatatgtagaTGGAGTTCCTGTCTGATTGATTCCCAAATTCATGACCCATTCCCAACACATTAGGATGTTCAGACACAGCATGCCGAGCTTCTTACAGTTATTTCTCAATCGCTTTGGCGCAATCGTCTCATGAACATCAAACTTTGTGActatttatatgaatattaggGTCAGATGTTCACATGATTATGGTCAGAGTAAGCCTTGCAGATCAAAAAAGTTTCGCATTCATTTACTATTGCATCATATTACTCTCAAATGAAATGATACGCATGTCCATTGTGTAAATCCAACAATCACAATAACCTGTCACACTGTATTGGATACATAATAGTTACAGTAACAGTGGCAGACCAAATCCTGGCTAGATCCACGTGCAtgcaagaaaaatatgatttgatttaaatgaaaaattaggATTTCTATCTGGACTCCTTTTagttattttattgtaaattgtgtCGCCTTTGCCCCATTGGTCAACTGGTTCAAGTTCTTCTCTCTTGTACAACTTTATTACGTGCTGAACTTCAACATTTGTGGAGTGTCCCCTTTAAAGCCAAAGTCAAACTTTACCAGCACTGGAATATTTGTCTATTTGAACTGTGAAGCACAAAGGGGAACTTTCACATTCATTACACCCTCGTCAAGTCCATAACATCCAGTGTCGACTGCAACTTGTACAGtaatttattaatgttattGGACACATAAATAACCTGAGCTCTAAACTCTTCAAGAAAAGCCCCAGTGTTATAGTTTAATGGTGCATCAATTgagaatgggggaaaaaaaaacacctgcatcATAGGTCAATCCACAACCCCCCAGCCAATCAGAACGGAGAACTCTCAGTGGCCGCGGTGCGACGTCGTCTTGATCAGCAGGGCTGACGTCAGAGTCTTTTGACACGCGTGGCTCATGCTGCACGAACACGTCAGCCCTTCCACACAATTGTGCGTTTGTTTGAGCCGCACACAGGGCCTATAATCTGGGTCACTGGCGGCGTGTCCCTCCGTGTGTCGGAGGCGTTCCTGGGCTCGAGGTATGAAGTGGGGTCTGACAGCGGGGCTGATATATGGAGCCCTGCTACCATCGCTCATGACTCCAACACACCCATTATTACAACCGCAGGCTCGCAAcgagcactgtgtgtgtgtgtgtgtgtgtgtgtgtgtgtgtgtgtgtgtgtgtgtactggtaCTTTGTGAGGACCATTTTTTTAGTGAAGACCTTACGGAGAGAGAGCATTTTGTCCGGCCCTCGTTCTTTGACACACCTTCAAAGGCCTCTTTGAGGGTCAAGGCTTGGTTTTATGTTTAGGGTTAGACTAGGGTTGGATTAGGATTGgggctagggttagggttagggctaacCCTAATAttagggttaggcatttagttgtgtgAAGATGCTAGGGACTGTATTACCAGTGTCCTCACTGAGATGAAGTACAaggttgtgagtgtgtgtgcatgtgtggccAAGGTATTACTCATGTTATGAGGACCTACATCTGCAGTCACAAGATTGATAtatagataatagatagatagatagatagataataggtagatagatcgatatatatatctatatagagatatatagatatatatatatagatatagatagatggatagatagatagaagatagataatagatagatagatagatagatagatagatagatagataaataaataatatatatatatatagataataggtagatagatagatagataggtagatagatagatagatagatatatagatagatagatagatagatagatagatagatagatagatagataggtagatagatgatagatagatagatgatagatagataggtagagagactttattgatcccaaaatGGGAAATGCATGATTATGTGGACTTTTTCCTTATGGGTACAAAACCAAGTCCAGAGAACGGAAATCTTAAAATGTTTAAGGTAAAGATATGCTTAAAGCTTGAAGGCTAAGGTTAGTTTTAGGTTTAGGTAATGTTgggattagggttagggttaggtaagtaGTAGTTAGATAGTGTTGTGTAATGTTTAAGGTAAAGATATGCTTAAAGCTTGAAGGGTAAGGTTTAGTTTTAGGTTTAGGTAATGTtaggattagggttagggttaggtaagtaGTAGATATGGTTAAAGTAAGTAATCTACAGGAAATGCGTGTAATTTCCTGTAGATTACTTACTTTGTAGTCATGGAGACTCaactatgtttgtgtgtgtgtgtgtgtgtgtgtgtgtaaccctgTGTGGGAGAGCACAAGTAGTTTAGCGAAGGCTGACACCCCTGCCCCACCTCCCGCCGACCCGCCGACCCGCCGATTTGACCCCAAACCGTCCATCTCCGTAGCTGGAGAGATTAAAAAGTGAAGGCGACGAAAAGCAACGCCTCAAACAATCACGTGTGACGTTTCAAGTACCCAGAACGAGGGAACGCGAACCCAACATGACCCGTCGacatccacatacacacaccttcatATATCTGAAAATGAAACTATCTGAATTAGCGTTTCGGCTACGGGACGTCGGAGCATCTTCATTGAGACACGAATCGTTGTGATATTCACATGAGTGAGTGGCTGATAATTTCCGCCGCCTTCTGCTCTGGTCACACATTCccccacagacaaacacagctgGGATGCTGTTTTGCACGTCGCCCCGGAGACGGCGGGGAATGAGAGGGAGATGGCGGGTAAACGGAGAGGGAGGCGTGAGCCTCTCTTTCAttagggtcacacacacacacacactgacatccaTTCAGCGAGTCCGCCTTCAGAAAGACCCTGACACAACCGAAGACACGGAAGTCTTgatctctcttcttctgcttttgtcCGTCAAACCGTTCCTCCTGTCACATCGATGGACTGTGTCTCTTTAATTTGCCTGTTCGATAGAAAGTGTTGCTGCTTAGGGCCACTGCAATCTGCAACGAAGTCTTTAGCTGGTAACATGCTGCAATCCtaaaaatattgcaaacatCAGTTCGTTCCTTCAGCATTCAACCGGAACGATTTCACCGGAGAAAAGAGTTTGAAAACTGGTGAACAAagtaagttttaaaaaataaagttttttataATGAAGCTTTCCATCACTAAGAAACCGTTCTCGTCCCAGCACCCTCTCGGTGACCTTTGAACCCTCACCCTGGGACACAAAGGTCAATGTCCCATCACAGCAGTGAGGTTGTCATAGGAGTCTCACTCTCTGCCTCCAAGGGAACCAAGTGACCCCTGTCGTTGTTTTATCACCAACTATGAGATTTCATCAAACACAAATCAGTTCCCAAACTAGTTGGTGCATTAAACTTGCAGTTTATGTCATTTACAGCACAGTGACGCCCCCTACTGTCTCTAAAGTGCATGAGCAGGggtacttgaaaaaaaaaaaaatctcttacaCCCCTGTGGTTCTATTCGGTGGAGCAAAGTTGTAGTTAACCTACCcccctttttatcttttttttgacattgggAAGTAGATGTTGTGTATGGAATGTCGTTTTagtcaatattaaataaattgataaatacgtaaataaataaatattttaataaatgtaaatataaaaatataaatgagtcatttagttaaataaataaataaataaatataggttttacttttatttcataagaTGTGAGGCCATTTCGTACAaacatgtaatttttttatatatacatatatgtatatggtgcattcccatatatatatatatatatatatatatatatatatatatatatatatatatatatatatatatatatatatatatatatatatatatatatatatgaatatacactatatataatgaaaaactacatttccatccatccatgtaaTAGTGTAGTGCAACCACAAAGTAgatcaccatggaaacacatAGTGAAAGTACAAGTCAGTGCAGTACTGGAATCATTGTTGAGATAATACTCGAGTGTTGTTGCGTCACATTAAAACGAGACTTTTAATTTGGTAACTGTTCATCCGCCACCCCCGCACATGCGCAGACCAGCTCTTGGCTGACAGCGCCGGTAGTGACGCGAAAAATGGCGTCGTCCGCTGCCCGGCGGACTACACGCTTTCTGGTGGCATCGGTCTCCTCTGGCGGCGGCAGCGGTCGTTTTCACCTCGTCGCCGCCGGACATGCGGGAGTTTGTTCCGCGGCGACCTCGCCGGGTCCGCGGGGAGGAGCCGCCGTGAGCCGGAGCCCCCGGGGACACGGACATGTCGTGACATTGAGCGGAGGAGTGACAGGTGAGGTGGCTAAgtgtgttagcatgttagcatgttagcataaCAGTGTCAACAGTTTGTCACTGTGagtctgtcactctctctctctctctctctgtgtgtgtgtgtgtgtgtgtgtgtgtgtgtgtgtgtgtgtgtgtgtgtgtgtgtgtgtgtgtgtgtgtgtgtgtgtgtgtgtgtgtgtgtgtgtgtgtgtgtgtgtgtgtgtgtgtacttcatgGAGGACTGATGTTACATCAGTCTGTACACTCTGTCCTTGTAACAGCCTCACatctcccctgtgtgtgtgtgtgtgtgtgtgtgtgtgtgtgtgtatgtatctatctatctatgtgtgcgtgtgtgtgtctgaatgtctgaacaAATATAAACAACTTCATGGACAAACTTTAATTTTACAGcccttttttctccacaaagtTACAAACGGAAAGAATAAATGGGAAATGACAATAACAGCAATTAAAACAAGGGAgtagagttttgtttttaaatcgaTGCAGAATATAATAGACAACCTGGTTGTTTTTTGGCATATTGTTAGTTTCTCACTGCATCCTAATTGGACAgacagtcctgcaataaatgCAACTTTCAAGAAGGGTTATAATGTTGAGAGAGGTATgtagtattgtgtgtgtgtgtgtgtgtgtgtgtgtgtgtgtgtggtgctgtcGAAAAGGAATGCGTCATAAATGGAGGTGTTTCTGTTACCAAGGCGACCCTCATCGACCCAGGTGCGGCGgacaaaataattgaaaacaCCGATTAATTGTAACAGTAACATTCACTTAGCACTTAGCTCATTGATCGCTCACACACTGGGCACTTTGAGGTTCATGCCCAAGGTCACATGATCGGCATGTGGACTCGAGGATCGACCCCTAGATCGTCTGGTCAGTGGACGAcccactctacctcctgagctgTGTGATGCGTTCAGGGCCCAAGAGCAATGAGTTTGCCCCCTCACCTCCCCATCTCCTGTACCTAAGTCAGTgttgtaacccactaagctataaCCAGCTGCTTCTTCTATAGGAGCTGAATTAGCGTTTTCAGCTACGGGAGCTATAGGTGCTCTatagcaccaaaaaaaaaagactcctcattaaaatattgcacatatctcttcatcatcttcatcgagTTCCTCTTTACATCCTCTTCTGCGCAGGGGCCATATTTCCCCGTGTCACTTCCTGCCGATCTCTCCACACCAGCTGCGGGCTGGCGAACAAGCAGGACTTCTACGAAGTGTTGGGCATCTCCCGCAGCGCCTCGCAGAAGGACATCAAGAAGGCATATTACCAGGTCAGAGACGACACGCGTTTAACACCCACACAGGGTGACGGTTTCTCATcattcttttgtgttttatcgGTACATCGTGAGTAGCGGGATCGTGGGGGCCTGATTTCAAtcctcattttcatttattttaaatcatccTCTCACCAGTTGGCGAAGAAGTACCACCCGGATACCAACCCGGACGACCCGGAGGCCAAGGAGAAGTTCGCCAAACTGGCTGAAGCCTATGAGGTACAGAACAAACTCCAGACAATAGAGAAGCAGCAGCTTTAAATGATGTAATTCACACATTTTTCGTGTTTAGGTGCTGAGCGATGAGGTGAAGAGGACGCAGTATGACACGTACGGAGCGGCAGGTTTTGACGCCGGCAGAGCCGCAGGTGGCCAGCAGCAGTACTACAGAGCCGGGGGGACCAACATCGATCCGGAGGAGCTCTTCAGGAAGATCTTTGGAGACTTCACCGGAGGAAGGGGCTTCGGAGACATGAACAGCATGTTCGAGCAGAGGCCCGAGGTGAGAACCCCGCAACTCTGTCGCTGCTGCAAGTTTTTGCTATTTTTAAAGGGGTGGTAAGCAATTTTGGGGaaaagtttgtttctctctttgttgttgttgttgatgctgaaTCATAGCGTCACTCGCTAACAAGTCTCTTAAGGTGAGTGATGTTGACAAACAGCACACACTGTAGTCAGGGTCCAAAATTAGCACTCGCAAGTCGCCAAATGCGTGTTAATTCTTTTCTTTGGCGAGTAAATTATGGAGACCACACGCCACTCTGGCCAATAGAAAAAAGTCGTACGCGCGAAGCcagcaaaaaagcaaaaaaaaagttaattttggacCCTGGctgtaacatttttttacagaacGTGTTTTGCTAAAAttgtttactgcccctttaactgtaAAACCATTATTCTATGTTTACTAATTTGTCATTCAAACCTTTTTTATAGTTTATTGCATTAAATTGAAATATGAAAGTCTCAAGTGTAAATTAATTtcttctgtccccccccccccccccagtttgtGATGGAGCTCACATTCACAGAGGCAGCAAAAGGCGCGAACAAGGATCTGAGCGTGAACCTGGACGACGCCTGCCCGAGGTGCGTGGGGAAGGGCAACGAGCCGGGCACCAAGGTGTCACAGTGCCACTACTGCCACGGCACCGGCATGGTGAGTGTCAGCGCCGGATGTGGATCTGCGTTTAAACTCTTCAGGGTCTGAAGTTTTCCGGGAGTTGGAGTTCCTGACTCTCTGTCtcgtcccccccgccccccctttaGGAGTCAATGAACACCGGCCCCTTCGTGATGCGCAGCACCTGTCGACGCTGCGGTGGGAAGGGATCCCTCATCACCACGCCATGCGCCCTGTGCCGAGGGTCCGGTCAGACCAAGAAGAGGCAGACGGTCTCCGTGCCCGTACCCGCCGGTAGGTTCACGTCCTGGAATCTCACAAGGAGACGAAGCCAAAGGATTCAACACTACTAGCTCAACTCAGTGATCCAATAGGGGATTCTCAGTGTTATTTAATTTTCCCAGACAAAATCTGTGTGTCCcgctgtgtatttttttttctgtgaataagttcttatatataataatatataatattacacactgttgcttttaaaaagttccagttaaataacaataaatacattgagCCAAAAACACTTTGTCTGATATTTCCTCACAGGTGTGGACGATGGTCAGACAGTGCGCACGTCAGTAGGCTCAAAAGAAATCCTCATCACGTTCAGGGTAAGTTGTTGCCGTCTTGAATCTgtgacacattcattttttgtcagatttggAGCACATGTACTATAGAAGGAGTTTGatgtgttgaaattaaaaaacaacttttccgTACAGGTCCAGAGGAGCCCAGTGTTCAAACGCGCTGGTTTTGACATCCACTCGGACGTGTCGATCTCTATCGCTCAAGCTGTCCTGGGGGGCACGGCCAACGCACTGGGCCTTTACCAAAGTATCAGTATAATGGTGAGTCAGCAGCGGGGGAATTTATGAAAAAGTATGGTTGTTGCAGTAGTTTACACGGCGTCAGGGCACAGAATGCTGTGACCAGCTGTTCTATGTccagccagcagggggagcagctTTAATGACATCAGAGGTGAAAGCGCTTTCATTTCCTAGTTTTTCTCGGAATTTGCTGCCAACAACTTTGTTTCCTCACATacgttttttttactgaagatTCCATGGAGCAAATGTGTAATGTAGGTTTTACTGCTTGTGTTGCCAGATTCCTGCCGGTTGCCAGGCAGATGAGGTGATCCGGCTGCAGGGCAAAGGCATTCGGAGGATGAACAGCTACAGCTACGGAGATCATTACGTCCACATCAAGATACGAGTGCCCAAGTAagagacacatacagacacacacacacacacacacacacacacacacacacacacacacacacacacacacacattcatttgagatttttgaaatgtttaataatGAAATACCTCAATATGTGTTTTGACTGTCTTTTTTGCTTCCCTGCAGGAAGCTGACGCGGAGGCAGCGCTCTCTGTTGCTGAGCTACGCCGAGGAGGAGACGGACGTGCCGGGAACCGTCAATGGTGTCACTCCTTCTGCAGGTCAGGGTCAGAGTTCAACTCCACCTTATTTTAAATAGAAACATCCCTCCGACCTAGATAACAATCCCTGTCCTGCCCCCACAAGTGATCGGCAGTAAAACCGACTCTGCCATCGTTTGTTTTTTACCCCTCTTGCCGGTGACCTTTCAAATCGCAACCAATGAGACAACCGCAGACGAGAGAGTGATGGAAAGAGAAACTCATGTTTCCTACTGCGCCCTTCAGAGTGTTGAGCGAAGAACAAATTTCTTATCTGAAGTAgcactgcaacagttaatcgattagtaatcgactacttaattaatcggcaactatttttataatcaattagtcggttcaggtagtttttggAATATGTTCgggttcctttgctcctctgtgacagtaaaactaaagatctttggtgtgtggacaaaacaaaacattatcttcaTCTAAATCTTCAATTTTATGTCATTGTATTTTAAACAACTAAtagattaatccagaaaataattgacagattaatcggtaATGAAtataatggttagttgcagcccgaaAGCAGCTTTATAGTGTCAGTAGCGGCCAGTAGTTaagtctgtgtgcgtgtgtgcgtgtgtgtgtgtccaggtgggggcagcagcagcacaccagGATCTGGTGTGAAGACGACCAGttcagaggagggagagggaaaacagaaggaggaggaggagggaggcttCTTCTCTAAACTAAAGAAAATGTTTAGCTGACACTCACAGGCTACAGGTGGGAGCTTTAAACACTTCACTCCCTCCCCCGATAGACAGTTATCTTTGACTGTACGTTACACAGAGCCACTATctactgttatttttatttcaacacgtgttccaccttttttttttttccttctttttttgtacaggtaaaagaaaacaacatgtggaaggaaggaaaaagaaaatccactgACTGAGCCCTGcagtctgtctcctcctccggGGGATGATGGAGTGAGAAAAGAGGCATTGTGGTATTTGTGTTGACACAGTCGCACATTGTCGAAAATTGCGGTTGGCAAACAGGCCACGTAGATGTCAtgtccacccacccacccacacacacacacacacacacaccgaccgaccgaccggcaCGTCACCACATACGGGTGCTCGGCTGGGAACGTCAAGATGCGCCGGGAAGAGAAACAAGATGGTGTGACAACGACATAAGACCGTCGTCGGTATGAACTTATAACTCTTAGGTGCTCCGCACACAGTCACTCTCTATTTCATAAATCCATGTAAGATGTAAGATGAGCCATTAAAATGGCGACCGAAAGTTATAGTCTGGCCGGGAGGGTAACGCGGGCGAGTAAAATGGACTTTGGAAATTACAGGATGacagtttaatttatttttttatctctaaCACTGTTCATGGGTCCCACAGAGTTGTAATAATTTCCTTGAAGACtgacatgtaaatgtgaatTATTTGTAAAGTTCCAGAAAACATTGTGGATTAATTCTATACTGACACAATGATTCCGCTCAGCATCAAGAGAATGAAGCTGCCAATACGATCATTGGTTCGTTAATATTTACATGAGTTTTAAACGGATATGTGAAAGTTTTTCCTGTTATTAAATATGTCATGGTCCATGAGGACAATGTCTGACGAACGCAGTGGGAGTCGTCCGtccgttccccccccccccccccgagtctgacgcgttcacaacagcaggaacatttctggaacattcaggcgagggggtGGCGTCCGGGTAGAGCTCCCCACTCGCTCGCCAAAGAAGTTTTCCTGGAAATTGTCCTTTCTAGGggacattttctggatttttttttctagaaggTTGGCAGAAGTAAAAAGATCCAGAAAAATATTCTGGGCCACAATTGCTGACAtcttgcgttctcacatacagcccctccggaaaatgtctggacttcagtgcctgTCTGAAAGCGGCGTTACTGTGTATTGTCCTAGAAGATTCTCTATTTTCTTTATAATTAGTACCAAATTACATTCTGTTTTATGTATCTAATAAAAGAAAGTGTTACTCATGTCATCTATATGAAGCTGTGGCTGTTAAATCAAAACATTATTCTACTGTTAgggtgaaagggggggggggattctattgtttaaaaaaagaaagaaagaaaaatgggtAAACTGATTTTCCATATTTGTTACAAATTGTTTGTTGCACCTGTGTATGGCAAAAAAGACTATCTGAATAAATgcttatgtatttattgtatgtatttttctttcagttgaACTCGGACTTTAACACTGTAATACTGAAGCCCACCAGTAGGAGGTGATGTTGAGTCGGTGATAATCTTCTACAGACTGTCGCTCGGCGCCGCTCAGAGACTGAACAGGGTTTGTTCGACACACTCGCACGCTCCGACTCCTCCGGCCCTCTCTGAACGCTTGATGTCTGCAACCACCCGGTTAATCACAGTCCGCAGCGAGTGAACAGAAGCTTTTTGTGACGGAGGGTCACATCTCGGACCAGGGGGTTTTCCAGCTGGTGGCCAGTCCTCACAAACAGGAGAGCTATGATTTAATGTGAAGTCATGGAACAGGCCGCTTGGATGCGTTTTTAAACTTTGCCACAGTATATTTTCTGCCCTCTGCTAAAAGGGGGAGCTACTGTATCAGAACCATATGTTAACCAGTAGAATATtggtgtgagagaggaggatgaggtggtgTTCGACAGGAACGTGTTGTGTAAACCTCCTCTGAGCGTTTTATCCGGAAAGATTAGATGGATTCTTTCAGCAGCATTTAAAAGACCTCGCGACTGAGATATAATCTGTCCACATTTCTTACCActgtcagcaggaggaggaacttTGTGAACAGTGAATTCGGTGGTTTTATATGACTGCTGGCCACTTGTTCAGAGCAGGTCATCTTTGTCGCATCTGTGATGGGAAAAAGCAGAAGTCGATAATCGGGCAGCACACACCTCAGACCCATACGTGTTGTTAACCAAACTCCCGAGAGGGTCCCCTCACCCAACAGTGTCTTCTGTATCTTTAAAACCCTCCACGTAGTCCCATGATGGGTCGTCTCAAACCATAAACTATACCACAAGTCATCCGCACCTCTAGTCTCGATTCTGTGTCTCAGCTCCGATAACCTGCAGCCAAACTATTGGCTTTCATCACGGAGACCTTGGGAAGACTTTACGTCCCGTCTCAGTCGGCAGGGCGGATGATTTCTCTAGAAACATCCACCTGTCAGAAATgaagatgaatgtgtttgtcGCGAGGAAATCCCGAGAAAAACAGATGGTGCGAACACCTTCACGCGCGTGTACATGCATTAAAACCAGATCACAGGAGAAATTGAAGACGCTCTCAGCGTCTCACAGTCGATGATTTAAAGTTGAATGCAAGATcagaaacttttctttctttgacaaCCACACGGTGACCATATCCCCGAGGAGAATCCGATACGGCCGGCGACGTAAAAGCTCGTTTGATTCAGCAGGTTAGGGTTATTAAATTCAATGACGGATTCATGTAGTGCTAACGCGTGCAGCGTATTGTACACGGTGCATTCAGGGGTAACAGGGAGCTCACAAATTACTAAGTCACTGGGCCGTGT is drawn from Scophthalmus maximus strain ysfricsl-2021 chromosome 8, ASM2237912v1, whole genome shotgun sequence and contains these coding sequences:
- the LOC118313253 gene encoding dnaJ homolog subfamily A member 3, mitochondrial-like, giving the protein MASSAARRTTRFLVASVSSGGGSGRFHLVAAGHAGVCSAATSPGPRGGAAVSRSPRGHGHVVTLSGGVTGAIFPRVTSCRSLHTSCGLANKQDFYEVLGISRSASQKDIKKAYYQLAKKYHPDTNPDDPEAKEKFAKLAEAYEVLSDEVKRTQYDTYGAAGFDAGRAAGGQQQYYRAGGTNIDPEELFRKIFGDFTGGRGFGDMNSMFEQRPEFVMELTFTEAAKGANKDLSVNLDDACPRCVGKGNEPGTKVSQCHYCHGTGMESMNTGPFVMRSTCRRCGGKGSLITTPCALCRGSGQTKKRQTVSVPVPAGVDDGQTVRTSVGSKEILITFRVQRSPVFKRAGFDIHSDVSISIAQAVLGGTANALGLYQSISIMIPAGCQADEVIRLQGKGIRRMNSYSYGDHYVHIKIRVPKKLTRRQRSLLLSYAEEETDVPGTVNGVTPSAGGGSSSTPGSGVKTTSSEEGEGKQKEEEEGGFFSKLKKMFS